From Camelus dromedarius isolate mCamDro1 chromosome X, mCamDro1.pat, whole genome shotgun sequence, one genomic window encodes:
- the LOC116150921 gene encoding rhox homeobox family member 1: protein MEPPPRRSHEDAGYLSLGVEELQEEPHDTKPTAATSVIVTGKAVEEDPRPEPEQGAAAAEQGRVGAGAPGPMDDENQKGGGGGGEESPQQEQELAHAATEDPEREGSQLFFPCNPYGWVQLKDLERIFQRSQYPDVFARTDVTIRMDVTEAEGQVSKPEKNNLPE from the exons ATGGAGCCTCCGCCCAGACGCAGCCACGAAGACGCCGGTTACCTCAGCCTGGGAGTCGAGGAGCTCCAGGAAGAACCGCATG ataCGAAGCCTACCGCCGCGACCTCGGTAATCGTAACGGGAAAAGCTGTCGAGGAAGATCCACGGCCCGAACCTGAgcagggagcagcagcagcagaacaagGCCGTGTAGGCGCGGGAGCTCCCGGCCCCATGGACGACGAGAACCAgaagggcggcggcggcggcggtgagGAATCCCCgcagcaggagcaggagctggcCCACGCGGCCACCGAGGATCCGGAACGCGAAGGCAGCCAGCTGttcttcccctgcaacccgtatGGCTGGGTGCAACTGAAGGATCTGGAGAGAATTTTCCAACGCAGCCAGTACCCCGACGTGTTCGCACG AACGGATGTTACAATACGCATGGATGTGACTGAAGCCGAAGGGCAGGTCAGCAAGCCTGAAAAAAACAACTTGCCAGAGTAG